CTGACGCACGTCTACGGCTCGTTCGTGGTGCTCGGACAGCTGTTGTATCTCGGGGTACGGTTCGCCAACGACTGGGATTTCGCGCAGGTGAAACAATGGACTGTGACCCAGGGTATCGCCGGCTGTCTGTTCGCCCCGTGGTTCGCGTTCGTCGCCGCCCCGAGCTACCTCCTGGGCGAGGGCCAGGAGACCCGCTGGCTCTCGGAACCGGGCCTGGCGAAACTCCGACAGGTCCTGCTTGCGTACTCGGGCGTGCCGACCAACTACCCCAAGTACGCCGTCGGGTCGGTGTCGTTCCAGGTCGGCGTGCTGGCCGCGAGTATCTTCTTTATGGTCTTTCTCTGGCGTCTCTACGCGGAACGGGGTCGGGGACTCCCGGTCTCCGGGAGCGCCCTGTCGGTCGCACTGCTCGCTGGGCTCGTCGGCGCTCCCTACGTCGTCTCCAATCTGGTGATTCCGCTGTTCGAGGTGCGGTACATGATATTCGGGTTCGTCGCAGTGGCGTTGCTCGTCGGGAAGACTATCGCCGATATCGACTACCGACCCGGCCAGACGGTCGTGCTGTTCGTTGTCCTCGGGCTGTTTCTTGCGATGGTTCCGAGCTATCACGCCGCCTCGCCGTCCGAGGACTGGGACCAGACCGCCGAACTCATCGAAGGCGACCTCGAGGAGGACTCGCTCATCGTCTACAATCCAGCCTACACGAAGGACGCAGCGGAGTTCTATCTCAGCGACGACGCACTGTCGACGGCGGACAGTGCCGCGGTCCAGCCCGGCAGGGGGCCCCCCGACGGGCTGACGAACACCACCCACGAGCAGGTGTGGGTCGTCAACATCCGCGGGGAGAACCTGGGGGTGACCGACCGCGCGCTGTCGGACAGCCACACGGTGGAGCGAAACGACACCGTCGGGAACACGGCTATCCGTCTCATCGAGTACCGGAAGACGGGCGCCACCACCGCGGACGGTGGCACCGCCAACGCCACCACGGAGGGGAACGATGACTGACCCGTCCGTCGGCGTCGTCGTCCCCGCCTACCGGCCGGACGTGGCCCAGCTCCGTGGCTACCTCGAACGCATCGATGAAGAACTCGGGCCGGCGTCGATACTGGTCGAACTCGACTCGCCGCGTGAGGAGACAGTGGCAGCGCTCGCCGACACCGTGGCCCGCGTCGAGTCTGTCCAGCGCCGTCGCGGCAAGGGAGCGGCGATAACGACAGGGTTCGAGCGACTGGAGACTGACGTACTCGCCTTTGCCGATGCCGACGGCGCGACGCCGGTCGACTCGTTCGAGGACGTCCTCGACCCGGTCCTGCGTCGCGACGCGGAACTGGCTGTCGGCTCGCGACGCCATCCGGAGTCGGAAATATCGGACCAGCAGACGCTGCTCCGGCAACTGCTGGGCGACACGTTCAGCTGGCTCGCCGGCACGCTCCTCTCGGCCCGGCTCCACGACTACCAGTGTGGCGCGAAGGCCGTCGACGCGGAGAGCTGGCACGATATTCGAGGACACCTGTGTGAACCGGGGTTCGCGTGGGACGTCGAACTCGTCGCTATCGCCGGTGCGATGGACCTGTGCATCGAGGAAGTCCCCATCGAGTGGGAGGACCAGCCCGGCTCGACCGTCTCGCCGGTCCAGGATTCGCTCGACCTCTTTCGCGCCCTGCTAGCAGCGCGGAAGCGCTCGAAAGCGCTCCGGGACGACCGGTTCAACAGCACTGGCGCCGTCCGGGACAATCAAGAGACGCCGCTTATCAAACAACAGTGAGTCTCACTGATACCGTCCCAGACCGGCTCGAACCGCTCCTCTCGGGGGTCCGATTCGGCCAGTTCCTCTCGGTCGGTGTCGTCGGTGCCGTCAGCGACACCGTCGTCCTCACGACGGCCACGCTCGTCGTTGGACTCCCGCAGCTGTGGGCCAAAGCCGCCGGTATCGAGACGGCGATTCTGGTCATGTTCCTCGTCAACGAGCACTGGACGTTCGCCAACCGGGGGAAGTCGGGACGCGGTGCGTTCCTGAAACGTCTCGGGAAGTCACACCTCGTCCGCTCGGGCGGCGTGACTATCCAGCTCCTCGCCTTCGCCGGCCTGACGCGGTGGGTCGACGTGTCCTTTGCCGTCGCCGGAATCGACCTCTGGTTCCTCGCGGCCAGTCTCCTCGCCATCGCGGTCGCTATGGGCGTCAACTACGCCTTCGAGAGCATCTTCACCTGGCAGGTCCACCGCGACGGGTAGCGGTTACTGGCCACGTATTTGCTGGCGGACCCACTCGCCGGTCTCGGTGAGGCTGTCGGTCGTCCAGTCGTCCGTGGTCCCCTCCTGCCAGATGCCGGACGTGCGCCAGTCGTCGGAGTAGCTCCAGAACGCCCAGCTGATGTCGTTGTCCGAGAGGATATCCATGAACGCCTGCGTGCTGTCGAAGTCACTGGCCCCGTCGCCGCTGGCCTCCATGCTGCCACATTCGGTGACGAAGATGGGGAGCTCCTGGGCGGCGTCGGCGAGCTGGTTTCGCTCCCACTCGCCGTGGGTGGCTGCGTAGAAGTGGAAGGCATACAGGAGATTGTCACCCTCGACCGGGTTGTCGATTATCTCCTGGGGGCCGTCGGCGCCGATGTCGGCGAGGCCAAGCGAGGACCAGCCCCGGGTTCCGACGACGATCGGGCTCTCCGAATCGTGGCCGCGGATAATCGGGATGATGGTTTCGGCGTACTCCTTTACCGAGGCCCAGTCGACGTCGTTCGGTTCGTTACAGATCTCGAAAATAATGTTGTCCTTGTCGGCGTGTTCGGCGGCCATCTCGTCGAAGAACCGCTCGGCGTGGTCGAGGTTTTCCAGCGGGTCGCCGGGGTCGTGGATGTGGAAGTCGATGATGGCGTACATCCCCCGGTCGGTGACTGCCTCGACTATCTGGTTCACTTCGTCGGTAAAGCCCTCTGGGTCGGTCTCGTACCCGCCCTCCTGGATGTACATCGCGACCCGACAGAGGTCGGCCGTCCAGCCGTCCGCCAGCGCGTCGAGCGCGTCCGGTGTGAGGAACTCGTCCCAGCCGTACCACTGGATTCCGTGTGTGCTCATTCCGCGTAACTGGACGGGGTCACCGGCTGCGTCACAGAGTGCAGTCCCGTCGACCTGTAACTGGCCGTGGCGGTCGACCGGCGTCTGGCCGTCGATACTGTCGCTCTCCTCGTCGTCACTCGAGTCGCTCGACCCGATTCGTGTCCAGAGGTCACTCTCCGCCGCGGGTTCGTCCCCCTCGGTCCACCAGTTTGCCTCCCAGTCGTCGCCCTCGTGAGTGACGCGGACGCCCCCCCTGTAGACGCCGTCTGCCGTCCACGCGGGATACCCGTCGGTCCCCGACTCCTGGCCGACTCGACCCCA
This sequence is a window from Haloarcula salinisoli. Protein-coding genes within it:
- a CDS encoding glycosyltransferase, which gives rise to MTDPSVGVVVPAYRPDVAQLRGYLERIDEELGPASILVELDSPREETVAALADTVARVESVQRRRGKGAAITTGFERLETDVLAFADADGATPVDSFEDVLDPVLRRDAELAVGSRRHPESEISDQQTLLRQLLGDTFSWLAGTLLSARLHDYQCGAKAVDAESWHDIRGHLCEPGFAWDVELVAIAGAMDLCIEEVPIEWEDQPGSTVSPVQDSLDLFRALLAARKRSKALRDDRFNSTGAVRDNQETPLIKQQ
- a CDS encoding GtrA family protein yields the protein MSLTDTVPDRLEPLLSGVRFGQFLSVGVVGAVSDTVVLTTATLVVGLPQLWAKAAGIETAILVMFLVNEHWTFANRGKSGRGAFLKRLGKSHLVRSGGVTIQLLAFAGLTRWVDVSFAVAGIDLWFLAASLLAIAVAMGVNYAFESIFTWQVHRDG
- a CDS encoding cellulase family glycosylhydrolase, whose protein sequence is MKDTRRSFLRAVTALGGLSATGTVVGATETVDAWESDRAYRDGDQVSHEGYVWRAYWYTKGDEPADTVAVWGRVGQESGTDGYPAWTADGVYRGGVRVTHEGDDWEANWWTEGDEPAAESDLWTRIGSSDSSDDEESDSIDGQTPVDRHGQLQVDGTALCDAAGDPVQLRGMSTHGIQWYGWDEFLTPDALDALADGWTADLCRVAMYIQEGGYETDPEGFTDEVNQIVEAVTDRGMYAIIDFHIHDPGDPLENLDHAERFFDEMAAEHADKDNIIFEICNEPNDVDWASVKEYAETIIPIIRGHDSESPIVVGTRGWSSLGLADIGADGPQEIIDNPVEGDNLLYAFHFYAATHGEWERNQLADAAQELPIFVTECGSMEASGDGASDFDSTQAFMDILSDNDISWAFWSYSDDWRTSGIWQEGTTDDWTTDSLTETGEWVRQQIRGQ